The following nucleotide sequence is from Anaerolineales bacterium.
CGGGGGCGGCGTGGAAGTGGAGAACGGGAGCATCGGCTTCACCAACGTCACCCTCGCCGCAAACTTCGGCGGCGGCGTGCACGTCCAAAATCCCTCGTTGGTGGCGATGCGCAACACCATCGTCGCGGACAACGCCGCGGGGAACTGCGGCGGACTGTCCGTCACATCCCAGGGACACAATCTCGACACCGACGGCACCTGCGCGCTGGCCGATCCGGGCGACCTTTCCGGCCTGCCGGCGAACCTCGGGCCGCTGGCCGACAACGGCGGCGGCACCTTCACCCACGCCCTGCTGCCCGGCAGCCCGGCGCTCGAGGCCGGCGACGACGCCACCTGCATGGCGACCGACCAGCGCGGGGTCGCCCGTCCGCAAGGCCTGCACTGCGACATGGGCGCCTACGAGGCCGAAAGCCCGGCCACGGCCACGCCGCCGTCAGCCACCAGCACGCTGACTTCCACGGCCACACCGGCGCTCTCGGAATTCGTATTCGATCCGGTTAATTTTTCCACTGATCTGATGTACACGAAGATCGGACGCTCCTGCAAACCCAAAGAGGTGACGATTCAGGTAATGGTCACGCCCGAAAAGGGTGTGGGATCGGTCGGTTTATTCTACCGCCTGGAGGAGAAGAGCGGCGGCAACATGACGGGCTGGAGCATCGGCTACTCGATGATCCCCCAGGGCGGCGGCTGGTACACGCTGACGATCTACAGCGAGGATTTCCCGGACCTGTCGACGGTGAAAGGCGAGCTGTGGCTGGCGGTGCAGTTCGTCGCCAACGATGCGGGCGGCCAGGCGCTGGCGCACAGCACGGTCTTCCGGCAGGTGACCGTCGGGCAGTGCATGCAGTAACCGGCCTCCCCAGCGGGGAACGGAGGACATCCTCAAGAGCCACACAAATTGTTTTTCAAGCTGAGCCGGGCAATACCCGGCTCAGCTGCTTATTTCAGTTTTCAACCTTTATTCCTCCCCCCGGTTTTGGAAGGAAGGATTCTCCAAAGAACCTCCACGTTCGGTGTCGCAATTCCTCCAGAAAACCTCCAGAATATGCGTCTTTTTACGTTAAATATTTGTTCCCAGGGATAATGTTCTATACAATGATAAAAGGCATCCTTCAACCGGAGAAATCGAGCATCATGGAATTTTCTGGAGTTCCACCACCCAAGAGAGAGGCAACCATGAACACGGAACGCAACCTAATGAGAAACGCGGAGCAAGGATCCGCCGAATGGATTCGGATAAGCGCACCATCGTTCTGGGGGAAATTCCCGGCTGCAAGCCGGGCGATCGGCGGGAGGATGATCCGCCCGATGGCGATCCTCCTGCTGCTTCTGCTCGCCGCCGGCTGCGACGGCAAAGGCGGCGGGTTGGTGGTCAACAGCACCGGTGACTCGGGCGACTCCGACCCCGGCGATGAAATCTGCCGGATCGCCGCCTCGGCGACGGAATGCACGCTGCGCGCCGCCATCGAGGAAGCCAACGCCTGGGCCGGAACCAACACCATCACCTTCAACCTTCCCGCCGGAAGCCTGACCATCGCCCCGCTTTCGGCCCTTCCCGAAATCCGCGAGGCGGTGATCCTGGATGGAATGTCTCAGCCGGGATATGTCCGCGGGACAACCCTGGTGACGCTCGACGGCGGCGGCCTACTCGTTCCGCCGACCCTCGACGGCCTGACGGTCGCGGCGGATATCGCCGTTACGATGAAAGGCCTGGCGATCGTCGAATTCCCCGACAGCGGCATCTCGAACCGCGGAGAGCTGATTCTCGAGGAAATGAATGTGAGCCGCAACCGGGACGTCGGCCTGGCGACCGGCAGCGGCGCCACCCCCTGGCCGGTGACGATCGTCGACTCCGAATTCACAGACAACGTATCGGCGGGGATTTCCTCCAATATGAACGCTGTGACGATCACCGGCGGAATCATCCGCGGCAACGGCGGGGGAATCGGGGTCAGCAACGGATCCCTGACGATGAGGGGGACGGAGGTCCGGGACAATATCGGCTGGGCGCTTCATCCCTTTGGCGGCGTCGGGCTGTATCTTTCCCACGCGGAACTGACCGGTGTCATCATCGACAACAACTCGGCCCACGATTGCGGCGGCGGGATCGACTTCACCAGCGATGGAAGCCACTCGCTCATCGTGAACGAAAGCACCCTCTCCAACAACATCGCCTACTTGGGCGGCGGGCTGGCCGTAAATGGAGGCACCGTCCGGCTGAATCACAGTGTCCTCATCGACAACAAGGCCCGCATCGATGGAGGCGGCGTCCATATTGTGCCCGGAAGCGCCGGCACGGCCACCCTTTGGGTGGAAAACGGGACGGAGATCGGCCAGCCCGGACACGGCAACACGGCGGAATACGAGACCGGCGATATCCCCTTCGGCCGGGGCGGCGGGATCTACAGCGAAGCCCGCGTCGAAGTGTCCAACTCGGTCATCGAAGGCAACAGCGGTGACGGCATCTACAACAACAACGGCTGGCTGCGCCTGCAAACCAGCGTCGTCCGGGGCAACACGATGAACGGGATCGCATCCCATTCCTCGCTCACGCCCGGCACCGTCCAAATCAGCGGAAGCACGATCGAGGGCAACACGCTCTCGGGGATCTATGCCGAATACGCCGATCTGTATTTCATCGGCGGCCTGATCCGGGACAATTCGGAGGGCGGCCTGCAAATGGACCGGGGCGACCTGGATTTATCCTACAGCACGATCTCGGGCAACATACACCTTACCGACGCCCGGACGGGCGGGGGCATCGGCCTGCGGTCGATGGGTGATGTGGTGATCCAGAATTCCACCATTTCCGGCAATTCCGCCACATCCAACGGCGGAGGGCTGTACATCCAGGCCCGATCCGGCGTGGTGAAGAACGTGACCATCAGCGGCAACCGGTCCGCCAACACCGGCGGCGGGATGGTGGCCGCCGGC
It contains:
- a CDS encoding right-handed parallel beta-helix repeat-containing protein, with translation MAILLLLLLAAGCDGKGGGLVVNSTGDSGDSDPGDEICRIAASATECTLRAAIEEANAWAGTNTITFNLPAGSLTIAPLSALPEIREAVILDGMSQPGYVRGTTLVTLDGGGLLVPPTLDGLTVAADIAVTMKGLAIVEFPDSGISNRGELILEEMNVSRNRDVGLATGSGATPWPVTIVDSEFTDNVSAGISSNMNAVTITGGIIRGNGGGIGVSNGSLTMRGTEVRDNIGWALHPFGGVGLYLSHAELTGVIIDNNSAHDCGGGIDFTSDGSHSLIVNESTLSNNIAYLGGGLAVNGGTVRLNHSVLIDNKARIDGGGVHIVPGSAGTATLWVENGTEIGQPGHGNTAEYETGDIPFGRGGGIYSEARVEVSNSVIEGNSGDGIYNNNGWLRLQTSVVRGNTMNGIASHSSLTPGTVQISGSTIEGNTLSGIYAEYADLYFIGGLIRDNSEGGLQMDRGDLDLSYSTISGNIHLTDARTGGGIGLRSMGDVVIQNSTISGNSATSNGGGLYIQARSGVVKNVTISGNRSANTGGGMVAAGDAVTLNNVTITQNSADHSGGILGDNRLTVRNSIIAENTPINCAAPDPIVSGGFNLDDGTTCGFTAVGDLSDTSPKLGPLQDNGGSSFTHALAPDSPAIDAGDDATCLPLDQRNVARPQGPHCDIGAFEAVSEDATPTPTPTPALDITPTPTPGLSPILFDPVEFSSDELFQGGKTCHPMSLTVKVMVAPADLVHSIALHYRLVEKDGTGAYDWNEGLKMERLGNGWYQLELSGNDLPSIYNWQNEAWLDIQFVAYDSNYQPVARSEVFRQVTLQRCMR